The nucleotide window GGGGCGCATCCCCGACTACGTCAACCCCCCGCCCGCCTGCCGGTTTGAGCCCCGTTGCCCTTTCCGCATGGAGATCTGCCGCCTCCGCCGTCCGCTCCTGGTTGAGGCCGAGACCGATCGCTGGGTCGCCTGTCACCTCCTCGGCTCCCGCGAAGACAGCGGCTCCAGCGAGGAGAGCGGCTCCGGCGAGGGAAGCGGCTCCGGCGAGGAGAGCGGGTGATGGGACTCGTTGAGGCCGAGGCGGTCGTCAAGCATTTCCCCATTACCCAGGGCTTCCTACGCCGCAGGGTGGGAGAGGTCAAGGCGGTGGACGGGGTCAACCTGTCCATAAAGGAGGGAGCCACGCTCGCCCTGGTCGGCGAGAGCGGCTCGGGAAAGACCACCCTTGCCAGGGTGATCCTACGGCTGCTGCCGGCCACCTCGGGGCGCGTCACATTTGACGGCCGCGAGATCACGACGCTTGACGACGGGGCGCTCCGGCCCGTGCGTCAGAAGATGCAGATCGTGTTTCAGAATCCGGCCTCTTCGCTCAACCCACGCCGGCGCATCAACGAGATCATCGAGGAGCCGCTGTTGATTCACCGGGTAGGCACGCCCGGCGAGCGCCGTCGTCGGGTGGGCGAACTCCTCGAGCGCGTGGAGCTCCCGTCACAGGACTTCATGTTCCGGTATCCGCATTCCCTCAGCGGTGGCCAGCGCCAGCGGGTCGCGATTGCACGCGCCCTGGCCCTTGATCCCAAGTTCATCGTTCTGGATGAGCCCACCTCGGCCCTCGACGTCTCCGTCCAGGCCAAGATCATCACCTTGCTGCGCCGCCTCCAGCGCGATATGGGGCTGACCTACCTTGTTATTTCTCACGACTTGAGCCTCGTGCGGAACGTGGCAGATGTCATTGCGGTGATGTACTTGGGCAAGGTCGTGGAGACGGCGCCGGTCGCCGCGTTGTTCGGCGACCCGAAGCACCCATACACGCGGGCGCTGCTGTCAGCGATTCCCACCGTGTCCGATGAGGAGAGCGCGCTGATACCCGAGAAGATCACGCTGGGCGGTGAGATCCCCAGCCCGGCCAGCGTTCCGCCTGGGTGCTCCTTTCACCCGCGGTGCTACGCGCGCATTGAAGGATGCGAACGGGTCGTCCCGGAGCTCATGCCGGTTGGGCCGGACCACCACGCGAGGTGCATCCTTTACGACCGGGCGTTCGGCGCACCGGGCCTGCACGGAGGTGGATCGAGTGGCATGGATTGATCGCACGGCAATCGCGCCCGGCACCTTCTCGATGCTGCGGGTGAACATGGGGGTGCGCCCGGGTGAACGCGTGCTCGTCGTTACCGACGTTCCCACGCCGGAGCAGTGGGGGCAAATCGGGTCGGACCAGGTGGAGGCCATGCTCCGGCGGGCATACCTGGCCCGTCTCGTGGCGGACCTCGCGCGCGAGCACCTCCCCGGAGGCAAGGTGCGGTTTCTGACGTTCCCTTCCACCGGGAGAAGCGGCGTCGAGCCGCCCGAGGAGGCCGCACAGGCCATGGCGGAGGCCGACGTGGTTCTTGCCATCACCTCCTTCTCCCTGTCGCACACCGAGGCCCGGGAGGAGGCGTGCCGCCGGGGCGCGCGGGTGGCCAGCATGCCTCGGTTCCTTCCGGAGATGCTCTATCCGGACGGGCCGATGGCGGTGGACTACGAAAGGGTGGCTTTCTCCACGCGTGCGCTGGCCGGCCTGATCACCGCCGCCAGCAAGGTGCGCGTTACCACCCCGGCAGGCACCGACGTGGAGTTCAGCGTTGAGGGCCGGGACGGCCGCAGCGACGACGGGATGTACACCGCAAGGGGTTCCTGGGGCAACCTGCCGGCAGGCGAGGCGTACTGCGCACCGCTGGAAGATACGGCGCACGGCCTGCTCGTGGTGGAGCCCGGGTGGCACGCGGGGTTGGTCGAGCCCATGACGATCCACTTCGAGCGCGGCGAGGTTACGGCTCTTGAAGGAGGCGGCGGTGTGGGATCGGAGATCTCCGAGATCCTCGACCTGGCCTGCCGGGGCGATGATGCGCAGCCGCGGCGGACGCTCGCCGAGCTGGGCATCGGCACGAATCCCAACGCCCGTCGGACCGACATCACGGTGGAGGCCGAGAAGATCAAGGGCACGGTGCACCTCGCGGTTGGTGACGGCAGCCACATGGGCGGGACAGTGGTTGCCGACTATCACCAGGATTTCGTGCTGCCCCGACCCGATCTGTGGTTTGATGGCGAGATGGTCATTGCGGGAGGCCGGTGGATTGCGCCGGGCCTCTCGAAGGAATAGCATCCTGAGGAGGCGCTGCCATGGAGTTCGCGCTGGGAACCGAGGCGTTGAGGGAATACCTGTCGTTCGAGGTTGCGGGGGCCGCGCGCAAGCTGGTGGAGCAGGTCATGCTGGCGAAGCCGGGCGAGTCGGTGACCATCACCGCGGATACGAGCAGCGATCCCCGCGTGGTGGAGGCCACGGCAAGCGCGGCTCACGCGGCGGGCGCGGTGCCCGTGGTCCTGTGGTATCCGACCAAGCTGGGCAGCGGCCAGGAGCCGCCGCGGCCTGTCGCCGCCGCAATCGCGGACAGCGACGTCTGGATTGAGTACGCGGTGGGCTACCTGCTGTACTCCAACGCCTATCACCACGCCATGGAGCGCGGGGCGCGCTACATCTGCCTTTCGGGTGTGGACGTGGATCTGCTGGTGAGGTCGGTTGGCCAGATTGACTATCCCGGGGTGATCGCGCTGGGGGAGAAGCTGCTGGCCCTGGTCGCGAAGGCCAGGGTCGTCCGGCTGACCAACGCGGCCGGCACGGATCTCTCAGCGGACAACGGCGGACGGTTCGTCCGTCACTCCGGCAAGCTGGCCGACACGCCGGGCGAGCCGATCATGCTTGGAGGCCAGATCTCCTGGTGCCCGTTGGAGGAGACGATCAGCGGCCGTCTGGTGGTTGACGGCACCATATGGCCGCCCGCGGAAGTGGGACTCGTTCGATCTCCCGTGACCCTGACGATCGAATCGGGGATCGTGAAGCGCCTGGACGGTGGAGCGGAAGCGCGGGTCTACGAGCGGTGGCTGGCAGCGTTCAACGACCCGAACATGTACCGGGTGGCGCACTACTCGCTGGGTTTCAACCCCGGCGTGACCAAGCCGACCGGGCGCATTGTCGAGGACGAGCGCATGTTCGGCTGCTTCACCATGGGGATCGGGACGCAAGGTCAACAGATGAAGGCGACGGGATGGAAGGCCGCGGCGCATACCGACTGCGTGCTGCCCGGTCCCACGATTCACCTGGACGGAGAGCCGCTCCAGGTGGACGGCAGGTACGTTCACCCCGAGATCGTGGCCGCGTGCCGGGACCTGGGCGTGGCGGGCTACTGAGCAGATGCCCGCCGTGCTGCACGTCATTCCGGTTTGCGCCCGCCCGGGTCGGGTGGAGCAGGTGAGGGCCTGCCTGGCGGCCCTGACCCCGGACATGGACGCGCACGTGATTGACCTTCCTGATGGCCCTGCGGACCTCGAGCACTCTACCGACGACCATGCGGCGGTTGGACAGATGCTCCGGATCCTTCCCGGCTATGTGGAGGAGCACGGCATAGGGGCGGTCAGCATCGGCTGCTTCTATGATCCCGGAATGTGGGAGCTGCGTGAGGCGCTGGAGGTCCCGGTTGTTGGGATCGCCGAGGCGAGCCTTGTGTTGGGAGGCTTCCTTGCCTCGCGGCTGGCCGTTCTGATCGGGGATTGGAAGTGGCTGCCGAAGATGGAGCAGAACGCGCGCCACACCGGGATGGCGCACCGCGTATGCGCCTGGAGGTCCATCGAGCTATCGGTTCAGGCGATCCAGGACGACCCGGAAGGCTGCTACCAGGCGATCCACCGGGAAGCGCGGGCCGCCAGGGATGAAGACCACGCGGAGGGGATCATCCTTGGGTGCGCTGCGCTGACAGGGACCGCTGCGCGCCTGCAGGATGACCTCCACATCCCGGTAGTAGATCCGGTCGCCGCCGGCTACCAGGTGGCGTGCGCGCTGGCGCTGACAGGGCTGCGCACGGGCAAGACTCTGGGCTACCGACGGACTACCGCAGCCGCGGATCGAGCGCGTCCCGCAGGCCGTCGCCCAACAGGTTGAACCCCATCACCGTCATGAAGATCGCCACGCCGGGCAGCGTCGAGACCCACCATGCCTCGCGCAGGTAGGACCTGCCCTCGGCGACGATCGCGCCCCACTCAGGGGACGGTGGCTGCGCGCCCAGGCCCAGGAAGCTGAGCCCCACGCCCGAGAGGATTGCGCCGGCCAGGCGCAGCGTGGTCAGCACGACGATAGGGGCGAGCACGTTGGGGAAGATGTGCGCTCGCACGATGTGCGCGTCGCCTCCTCCGATCGCGCGCGCCGCGTCCACGAACTCCTGCTCCCGCACCGAAAGCACGTTGCCGCGCACCAGCCGCACCAGTCCCGGGATGCCGCCGATCCCAATGGCTATCATGACGTTCTGCAGGCCCGGACCGAGGACGGCCACGATCGCGATGGCCACCAGCAGGCCGGGGAACGCCAGCCACAGGTCCACGAGCCGCATCATCACATCGTCGAACCGCCCCCCGCGATACCCGGTGATGAGCCCGAGCGGGATGCCTATCGAGTCCGAGATGGCGATGGCGATCAGTCCCACAGAGAGCGAGAGCCGGCCGCCATAGAGCACGCGGCTAAACAGGTCCCGACCGAACGAGTCGGTTCCCAGGGGGTGCCGCACCGACGGCGGCGCGAAGCGCTGGTCGAACTGCACCTGAATGGGGTCATCGTCGGTCAGCCACGGCGCCAGCGCCGAGGCGGCGATGAACAGCAGCACGATGATCGCGCCGGCCGTCGCGCCGCGGTTGCGGCGCATCCGGCTGAACCCGATTGCCCAGTGCGACCGCCCGGTGTCCATCATCCGTACCGGATGCGGGGATCCAGCAGGCCGTAGAGCAGATCCACCAGCAGGTTCATGAAGACGAAGATCACCGCCGCCACCAGCACCACCGCCTGGATCACGGGGATGTCGCGGGTGAAGATCGCGTCCACCGCCAGCCGGCCTATTCCCGGCCACCCGAACACCGTTTCGACGATCACCGCGCCGCCCAGCAGGCTGGCGAACTGCATCCCGACGATCGAGACCACCGGTATCATCGCGTTCTTGAGCGCGTGCCGGTACACGAGCCGTCGGGGGCCCAAGCCCTTGGCGCGCGCCGTACGGATGTAGTCCTGACTCAGCACCTCCAGCATGGACGAGCGCGTCAGGCGGGCGATGATGGCCGAGGCTCCGGTGCCCAGCGTGATCGCGGGCAGGATCAGGTGCAGGAAACTGTCCGCGCCGGCCGGTGGCAGCCAGCGCAGGTGCAGGGAGAAGACGAGGATGAGCACCAGGCCGAACCAGAAGCTCGGCAGCGAGACGCCAGCCAGCGCGACCACCATCGTGCCGTAGTCGAGCGCCGACTGGTGGTGCATCGCCGCGATCGCGCCCAGCACCACGCCCATCGCGACCGCGACGAGCGTGGCCGCCACCGCCATGCGCACCGTGTAGGGGATCCGGTACGCGATCTCCTGCGCCACCGGCCGGCGCGTGTGGATGGATCGCCCGAAGTCCCCCTGCGCGGCGCGCACGACGAACGAGGCGTACTGAACGTAGATGGGCCGGTCCAGGCCGAGCTGCCGGCGCATCCGCTCCACCTGCTCCGGGGATCCGGCGTCCGCCAGCATGACGCGGACCGGATCCCCGGGCACCAGATGGACGAGCAGGAACACCAGGAACGAGATTCCCAGAAGGACCGGGATCAGGTGCAGCAGCCGCCTGGCGACGTAGTGAAACACGGCTCAGTTCACGCGATCCCGCCGCGGACCGCCTGCTCCCTTGCCCGCCACCCGATCACCTAGCGCGTCCGAAAGGCGTCCAGCAACAGCAGGTTCCCGAACTTATCGTAGTAGACGTCCTGGATCGCCGTCTGGTTGAAGTTGACCGAGAGCTCCGACGCCAACGGCACCCAGGGCACTTCCGCCAGCAGAATCCGCTGGAGCTGCTTGTAGACCTCCAGCCGCTTGGCCGTGTCCACGGTCGTCTGCCCGTCTTCGAGCAGCTTGTCCACCTGGGGGTTGACGTAGTGCACGCGGTTGGTCGTGGGCAGCCGGCTGCTGTGGAAGAAGTAGAAGAGGATGTCGGCGTCCGGCCACCCGTACGAGATCATAATCGCGTCGTGCTCCCCGCGCTGGGTTGAGGCCAGGAGCGTCGCGGGCTCCATCTGCTCGATGTTCAGCTTGATGCCGGCCGCCCGTAGCTGCGACTGCAGGACGACGGCCACGCGCACGTTGGTCATGCGGGCGTAGGTCCAGACAGTGAACTCCAGTTGCCTGCCGTCCTTAATCATCGCGCCGCCCGGCCCCGGCCGGTAGCCGGCCTCGGCCAGGAGTGCCCTGGCGCGATCGAGATCGTAGTTGAGCGCGAACTGCTTCACCCCATCCCAGTAGCCCCAGATCGTCGGCGCGATCGGACTGAGCATCGGTACCGCCAGGCCCTCCAGCGCGATGCGCGCCACCTCGTCGGTGTTGGTCGCGTGTCCGATGGCCCGGCGCACGCGCACGTCGTTGACCGGGGGCTTCTTGACGTTGAACCCAAGGTAGGTGCCGCTGGTGGTGGGGATCTGGATGAACGGGAACTTGCCCTCGCGCATCATGCGCCTGGCATCGCGGGCAGGGGCGCCGGGCAGGATGTCAATGTCGCCCCTCTCGAACGCGATCACCCTCGTGGACTCGTCCGGCACAATCCGGATGATGAGCTGGTCAAAGTTGGGCGCGCCGCGGTTCTTGTAGTGCGCGGGTCCCCAGGCGTAGTCCGGATTCCGCTCGTAGACGATCCGGTCGTTCGGGATCCACTGCTTGAAACGGAACGGTCCGGTTCCGACCGGGTTCTGCCCATAGTCGGCGCCCATCTTCGCGATGGCCGTCGGGGAGAGGATCGCCAGGAACGATATGCGCAGCGACGAGAAGATCGGCGCGTACGGCTTGGAGAAGACCAGGCGCACGGTGAGGTCATCCACCACGTCGGTGCGCGTCAGCGTGCCGACCCACGATGCCCCGGGCGCATTCGTCTCCTTGCTCACCAGGCGGTCGAACGTGGTCTTGACCGCGGCCGCGTTGAACGGGGTGCCGTCGTGGAACTTCACTCCCCGCCTGAGCTTGAAGGTGATAGCCGTGCCGTCCTGGGAGATCTCCCAGGACTCGGCCAGCCCCGGGATGAACTCGCCGGTGCGCCGGTCCACGGTCACCAGGGTTTCGTACATCACCGCGTGCGCGATGTTGACCGACGGCGTGCGGTGCGGGTCTAGCGAGGGAGGATCCGAGCCGATCACCATCGTCAGCGTGCCCCCTCGCGCCGGGGCCGGGGCCGCGCCGCCGCTGCCGGCGGTCATGGCCAACAGCACCACCACTACCAGAAGAACCGGAAGGGCGTTCCACCGCGTCATATGCCTGCCTCCTTCAAGTGTGCGATTACCTGGCGTGCGACTACCGGACAACCATCACTGGACAGTGGGCCTCGTGGATCACACGCGCGCTGACAGACCCCAGCAGCGCCACGCCCACCCTGCCCAGCCCGCGCGAGCCCATCACGATCAGGTCGCACCCGCGGGCGCGCGCCACGTCCAGGATGGCGTGAGCGGCAGGGCCTTCCAAAACCGACTCCTCGTACGCCACGCCTTCTTCCTCCAGGACCTCCGCCGCCCCTCGAACAAGCGCCTCGCTTGCAGCCAGCCGTTTGGCCATGAGCTCTTCGAGGTACGGCGACCCCAGATCCCTGGGCAGGGGCTCAAAGGCCGTCAGCACGACCACGGTCGCGCCGTAGCGCCGGGCGATGCCTGCTACGATGGTCAGCGCCTTGCGCGCGTGCTCGGATCCGTCCGTAGGGTAGAGAATTGTCGTGAACACGGCTTTCTCCTTTAGAAGAGTCTAGAGACCACGTAGGCAACTAGGACCAGCACCGCGATCCCTACCCAGAGCCATGTTCGGCCGCTCCGGCCGCGGGCCCTGCGGGGTCGGAGGTCGGGCGCCTCAGCGCACGCCCTGCAGTAGTTGCCCGTTCCCAGCCGAACCACGCAGCTCCCGCACAACGCCTTGCCGCATCCCGAGCAGTAGGTCAGCGCAAGTCGGTCGGCGTGGTGGGCGCAGGGGATGCCGTTCACCCGCCCCCTCCCAGGAAGGCGGACAGCGTCGCGTTGAAGGCGCCGGCGTCCTCGATGAACGGGACATGCCCCATCCCCTGCATGATGTGCACCCGCGCGCCCGGGATCGTCCGGCCCGCGACCTCTGCCTGGTCCGGGGGGATGACATGGTCGCGTGTGCCCCAGACGATCAGGGTGGGCGCCGTGATGCGCGCCGCGACCGCCCTGGCCTGCTCCACGACTTCCGGCCGTACGCCCCGCAGCGTCGCCGAAGCCCGGAGCGTATTCAAGAAGGTCTCGCCCGTCACTGGGCGCGCGGCGTTGCGCCGGGTGATCTCGACCAGCGCATCAGGGATGCGGCGCTGGTCGGCAAACGCCTCCCGGAGTCCCAGCCGGGGGAAGCGGCAGGTGAGCGCCAGGAATCCTTCTCCTACGCAGCGGATCGTCATCAGCCGCAGCGTAGTGCTCAGTCCGGTGCCGAAGCCGGCGGGCGCGGCCAGCACCAGTGCCGCGCAGCGCTCGGGCGCGGTTCCGGCTGCGAGCGAGGCGATCGCGCCGCCTAGTGAGGAGCCGATGATTACCGCGCGCGGCACGCCTACGGCGTCCATGAATGCCAGGGTGGCCGCTGCCGAGCCCTCAGGCGTGGCGGCTGTGGCGATCGGGTCCGACAGCCCAAACCCAGGGAAGTCGAGCGCGATCGTGGTGTACCGCTCGCGCAGCGCCGGAACCGTCCACTGCCAGAACTCAAGCGATGCGCCGATACCGTGGATCAGGACCGCGGGCGGACCGCTGCCCTCGACGCGGTAACGGACGCGTGCCCCCATCACCTCAACGAACCGGTCGGTCTCCATCGCGGACCTCCTTCCGGGTTGCCGCCCGCCTGACGCCGGCCCGTCTGACGCCGGCCTGCCGCCCGATCCCTGCCAGACGTCTTAGGCGCGCCAGGTTCTTGGCGTCCGGGCCTTCACTGTTGAATCCGGGTGTCTCAATGATGCCCGGCAGGGCCCGGAGGCGCGGGTGCGCGAGGAGCGCACGAAACCCGCCCGCCCCAATCAGGCCTTCGCCGATGTTTGCGTGACGATCGCGACGCGATCCCAGGGCGCCCTGCGAGTCGTTCAGGTGGAGCACTCGCACGCGATCCCATCCCACCGTGCGGTCCGCCGCGCCGATCATATCCTCGATCCCCGCCGGCGTCCGCAGGTCCCAGCCCGAGGCAAACAGGTGCGCGGTGTCCAAGCACACGCCGACCCTGGGATCGCCGTGAACTCCGTCCAGCACCGCGGCCAGATCGTCGAATGTGGCGCCCAGCGTGCCGCCGGACCCCGCGCTGTTCTCGAGCAGCACCATCGCGCGCTCGGTGGCGCCGAGGATCTGCCGGACCGCGGTGGCTATCCGGCGCAGCGCCGCGCCCCTGGGAGAGGACAGACGGCTGCCCAGGTGCGTGATTGCGCCCAGGCCTTCCAGCCGCTCGACGCCGCGCAGCGTGGCCAGCAGCGATGCGACGGACCGGCGCCGG belongs to bacterium and includes:
- a CDS encoding alpha/beta fold hydrolase; translation: METDRFVEVMGARVRYRVEGSGPPAVLIHGIGASLEFWQWTVPALRERYTTIALDFPGFGLSDPIATAATPEGSAAATLAFMDAVGVPRAVIIGSSLGGAIASLAAGTAPERCAALVLAAPAGFGTGLSTTLRLMTIRCVGEGFLALTCRFPRLGLREAFADQRRIPDALVEITRRNAARPVTGETFLNTLRASATLRGVRPEVVEQARAVAARITAPTLIVWGTRDHVIPPDQAEVAGRTIPGARVHIMQGMGHVPFIEDAGAFNATLSAFLGGGG
- a CDS encoding deoxyribonuclease IV, coding for MRLGAHVSISGSLDLAIDRAVAMGCDCLQIFYGSPRQWRGSVYPDDVLERFIQKRRAAGLDPLVAHAAYLVNPGTPDRDLRRRSVASLLATLRGVERLEGLGAITHLGSRLSSPRGAALRRIATAVRQILGATERAMVLLENSAGSGGTLGATFDDLAAVLDGVHGDPRVGVCLDTAHLFASGWDLRTPAGIEDMIGAADRTVGWDRVRVLHLNDSQGALGSRRDRHANIGEGLIGAGGFRALLAHPRLRALPGIIETPGFNSEGPDAKNLARLRRLAGIGRQAGVRRAGVRRAATRKEVRDGDRPVR
- a CDS encoding aspartate/glutamate racemase family protein; the protein is MPAVLHVIPVCARPGRVEQVRACLAALTPDMDAHVIDLPDGPADLEHSTDDHAAVGQMLRILPGYVEEHGIGAVSIGCFYDPGMWELREALEVPVVGIAEASLVLGGFLASRLAVLIGDWKWLPKMEQNARHTGMAHRVCAWRSIELSVQAIQDDPEGCYQAIHREARAARDEDHAEGIILGCAALTGTAARLQDDLHIPVVDPVAAGYQVACALALTGLRTGKTLGYRRTTAAADRARPAGRRPTG
- a CDS encoding ABC transporter ATP-binding protein gives rise to the protein MGLVEAEAVVKHFPITQGFLRRRVGEVKAVDGVNLSIKEGATLALVGESGSGKTTLARVILRLLPATSGRVTFDGREITTLDDGALRPVRQKMQIVFQNPASSLNPRRRINEIIEEPLLIHRVGTPGERRRRVGELLERVELPSQDFMFRYPHSLSGGQRQRVAIARALALDPKFIVLDEPTSALDVSVQAKIITLLRRLQRDMGLTYLVISHDLSLVRNVADVIAVMYLGKVVETAPVAALFGDPKHPYTRALLSAIPTVSDEESALIPEKITLGGEIPSPASVPPGCSFHPRCYARIEGCERVVPELMPVGPDHHARCILYDRAFGAPGLHGGGSSGMD
- a CDS encoding ABC transporter substrate-binding protein; the protein is MTRWNALPVLLVVVVLLAMTAGSGGAAPAPARGGTLTMVIGSDPPSLDPHRTPSVNIAHAVMYETLVTVDRRTGEFIPGLAESWEISQDGTAITFKLRRGVKFHDGTPFNAAAVKTTFDRLVSKETNAPGASWVGTLTRTDVVDDLTVRLVFSKPYAPIFSSLRISFLAILSPTAIAKMGADYGQNPVGTGPFRFKQWIPNDRIVYERNPDYAWGPAHYKNRGAPNFDQLIIRIVPDESTRVIAFERGDIDILPGAPARDARRMMREGKFPFIQIPTTSGTYLGFNVKKPPVNDVRVRRAIGHATNTDEVARIALEGLAVPMLSPIAPTIWGYWDGVKQFALNYDLDRARALLAEAGYRPGPGGAMIKDGRQLEFTVWTYARMTNVRVAVVLQSQLRAAGIKLNIEQMEPATLLASTQRGEHDAIMISYGWPDADILFYFFHSSRLPTTNRVHYVNPQVDKLLEDGQTTVDTAKRLEVYKQLQRILLAEVPWVPLASELSVNFNQTAIQDVYYDKFGNLLLLDAFRTR
- a CDS encoding ABC transporter permease yields the protein MMDTGRSHWAIGFSRMRRNRGATAGAIIVLLFIAASALAPWLTDDDPIQVQFDQRFAPPSVRHPLGTDSFGRDLFSRVLYGGRLSLSVGLIAIAISDSIGIPLGLITGYRGGRFDDVMMRLVDLWLAFPGLLVAIAIVAVLGPGLQNVMIAIGIGGIPGLVRLVRGNVLSVREQEFVDAARAIGGGDAHIVRAHIFPNVLAPIVVLTTLRLAGAILSGVGLSFLGLGAQPPSPEWGAIVAEGRSYLREAWWVSTLPGVAIFMTVMGFNLLGDGLRDALDPRLR
- a CDS encoding ABC transporter permease, which codes for MFHYVARRLLHLIPVLLGISFLVFLLVHLVPGDPVRVMLADAGSPEQVERMRRQLGLDRPIYVQYASFVVRAAQGDFGRSIHTRRPVAQEIAYRIPYTVRMAVAATLVAVAMGVVLGAIAAMHHQSALDYGTMVVALAGVSLPSFWFGLVLILVFSLHLRWLPPAGADSFLHLILPAITLGTGASAIIARLTRSSMLEVLSQDYIRTARAKGLGPRRLVYRHALKNAMIPVVSIVGMQFASLLGGAVIVETVFGWPGIGRLAVDAIFTRDIPVIQAVVLVAAVIFVFMNLLVDLLYGLLDPRIRYG
- a CDS encoding universal stress protein, with product MFTTILYPTDGSEHARKALTIVAGIARRYGATVVVLTAFEPLPRDLGSPYLEELMAKRLAASEALVRGAAEVLEEEGVAYEESVLEGPAAHAILDVARARGCDLIVMGSRGLGRVGVALLGSVSARVIHEAHCPVMVVR